AGATATCACAGAATGCGGCTGTATCACCGGCAAAGCCTTGCGCAGCCTGTAATCCGCTAAGAGCAACATTTCCTTCCGGAGTAATAGTTCCGTTAAGGTATTGATGTGCCAATGAAGGAATTTGAGCATTATAAGTAAATCCTGCACCGCCTAAGATATAGTTGGTAACTTTGGTTGCAGCCGTCGGAGCAAATAAAGCACCTACGTTGATTGCCATATAAAACAAGCTGAAAGCAGTGTCACGCTTTGAACTATATTCCGGAGAATCATAAAGGTTACCTACCATTACCTGCAAGTTTCCTTTAAATAGTCCTGTTCCACAAGCAATCAGAAACAGTGAACCGAACATCATCATCTTACCTGTGAGGTTCGCTGCCGTAGGAATCGCCAGCAACAGATAACCGATAAACATGACAACGATACCTGTCGTTACCATCTTACCATAACCACACTTGTCAGCCAAGATACCGCCAATGAGAGGCATAAAATAAACTGCTGCCAGGAATGAACCAAAAATAGTAGAAGTTTCTGCTGCTGTGTAACCAAATTTCGCTTGTAAGAAAAGTGTAAAGATAGCAAGCATCGTGTAGTAGCCAAAACGTTCGCCCGTGTTAGCCAAGGCTAAAGCGTATAGCCCTTTCGGTTGTCCTTCAAACATATAAACTAGAATATTAGATTAATAAAATTGATATTTTCTGCAAATATATACTTTTTTTAATTCATTCAAAGAATATGTAGGCATATTTGCTCTATAAATAATAGGATTTATTCCTCAAATAAACGACTAATTTCCGCTCGCGATTCGCGAATCAAATCTTCTGGAGCTAATTTTATCTGAAGCCCCCTCACTCCGGCACTCACATAAATATACGGAAATTGCTGACAAGTCTCATGAATATAGGTAGGGAAATGCTTCTTCATGCCAATAGGAGAACAACCACCCCGGATATAACCTGTAAGCGGCAAAAGTTCCTTGACAGGTATCAAATCGCATTTCTTGTTACCGGAAGCTTTTGCTGCCAATTTTAAATCGACTTCGTGTTCGCCTGGGATGACGCAGACAAAATATCCGCTCTTGTCGCCGTGAAGAACGAGCGTTTTGAATACTTGCTCTATGTTCTCACCTAAGTTTGCTGCTACGTGAACGGCGCTCAGATCATTTTCATCTACTTCGTAGGGAATTAGCTCATAAGCTATTTTCGCCTTGTCCAGCAGCCGTGCAGCATTCGTTTTATTGATTTTCATTTTCGTTGTATTTAAAGGTATACTATGATAAGTGCCAACCCACCGGAGACTATCCGGTAAATTGGCACTTTATGATTCTGATTAAAGCCCCAGTTCTTCGCGAAGAAACTTAGGTGTATATCCTTTAGGGCTCTTCGCAACTTCTTCGGGTGTTCCATAGCTAAGGAGTTCTCCCCCGCCCTTGCCACCTTCAGGGCCCATGTCGATGATATAATCCGCCATTTTAATCACATCCAGATTATGCTCGATCACAATTACCGTGTTGCCTTTGTCTACAAGTTTGTTCAGGACACCCATCAATACGCGTATATCTTCAAAATGGAGTCCGGTAGTCGGTTCGTCCAGAATATAAAGGGTTTTACCGGTATCTCTTTTGGAGAGTTCCGTTGCCAGTTTCACACGCTGGCTCTCGCCGCCGGAAAGAGTGGTGGAAGATTGTCCTAACTTGATATATCCCAGTCCGACGTCCTGTATGACTTTGATTTTATTTAGGATTTGCGGTACGTTTTCAAAGAATTCTACGGCACGATTGATTGTCATATCCAGCACATCAGCTATGG
The DNA window shown above is from Bacteroides faecium and carries:
- the ybaK gene encoding Cys-tRNA(Pro) deacylase; this encodes MKINKTNAARLLDKAKIAYELIPYEVDENDLSAVHVAANLGENIEQVFKTLVLHGDKSGYFVCVIPGEHEVDLKLAAKASGNKKCDLIPVKELLPLTGYIRGGCSPIGMKKHFPTYIHETCQQFPYIYVSAGVRGLQIKLAPEDLIRESRAEISRLFEE